In a single window of the Vicia villosa cultivar HV-30 ecotype Madison, WI unplaced genomic scaffold, Vvil1.0 ctg.002294F_1_1, whole genome shotgun sequence genome:
- the LOC131638372 gene encoding uncharacterized protein LOC131638372 produces MFRYSRRAFLCHNPNPNLTFTKPSPILNLLLQPFSSSPQNHTFTLNYLIQNLAFSPETASKISTKVNLTNSQNPDSVLALFKSHGFSNSQLSTIIKTCPILLTYDPNKTLLPKLNFLLQKGASTSDLIDIITKNPRFLYLSLHKSITPFYDLVKRFLLTDESTIASLKLHVCLIYSRTPSRNIQFLIQNGVPESKVGILYRNWYIVLTQNPPVFEKAVMELIELGFNPKTTFFTVALRAKLMKHRWQTKVDVYKKWGWSEEDIVSAFLRYPWCMMASVDKIEAVMKFFVDHIGWDSRVLAKDPVLIMMSLEKRVIPRAFVLKYLESKGLVKDTKLVRPFIVTEDVFLKKFVNCFKEEASYLLKLYEEKKDVSNSV; encoded by the coding sequence ATGTTTCGTTACAGTCGCAGAGCATTCCTCTGCCATAACCCTAACCCTAACCTCACATTCACAAAACCCTCTCCCATTCTCAACCTTCTCCTCCAACCCTTTTCATCCTCTCCCCAAAACCATACTTTCACACTCAACTACCTCATTCAAAACCTCGCTTTCTCCCCCGAAACCGCCTCCAAAATCTCCACCAAAGTTAATCTCACCAACTCACAAAACCCCGATTCCGTCCTCGCCTTATTCAAATCCCACGGCTTCTCAAATTCCCAGCTTTCCACTATCATCAAAACCTGCCCCATTCTCCTCACTTACGACCCCAACAAAACCCTTCTCCCCAAACtcaatttccttctccaaaaggGTGCTTCTACTTCAGACCTCATCGACATCATCACCAAAAACCCAAGGTTCTTATATCTCAGCTTGCACAAATCCATCACCCCATTTTATGATTTAGTCAAAAGATTCCTACTTACCGATGAATCGACCATCGCATCTCTTAAATTACACGTTTGCTTGATTTATTCGAGAACCCCGTCTCGGAATATTCAATTCCTGATTCAAAATGGGGTTCCCGAGTCTAAAGTTGGTATTTTGTATCGAAATTGGTATATTGTACTCACTCAGAATCCTCCGGTATTTGAGAAGGCAGTGATGGAACTAATTGAATTGGGATTCAACCCCAAAACTACTTTTTTCACTGTCGCATTGCGAGCTAAGCTTATGAAACACAGATGGCAAACCAAGGTTGATGTCTACAAGAAATGGGGTTGGTCTGAGGAAGATATTGTGTCGGCATTTTTGAGGTATCCGTGGTGTATGATGGCATCTGTGGATAAAATTGAGGCAGTAATGAAGTTTTTTGTTGATCACATTGGTTGGGATTCGCGTGTACTTGCGAAAGATCCCGTACTTATTATGATGAGTTTGGAGAAAAGGGTTATTCCTCGGGCTTTTGTCTTGAAATATCTTGAATCCAAAGGTTTGGTTAAGGATACTAAATTGGTTAGACCCTTCATTGTTACTGAGGATGTATTTTTGAAGAAATTTGTGAATTGTTTTAAAGAAGAAGCTTCTTATTTGTTGAAgctgtatgaagagaaaaaagaTGTTTCAAATAGTGTTTGA
- the LOC131638367 gene encoding uncharacterized protein LOC131638367: MFRYNIASSLFYRNNLTFTTRSPFSSSSSSSKNHAFTVNYLIQNLSFSPQTASKISTKLLLHNSQNPDSVLALFKSHGFSNSQLSTIIKTCPILLTYDPNKTILPKLNFLLQKGASTSDLIDIITKNPRFLYLSLQNSITPFYDLVKRFLLSDQSTIASIKINPCFISSKTLSHNIQFLLQNGVPDSKVVSFLLRNWNNLLTQNPSLFKKVVVEVMELGFNPKTTFFTVALRAKIMKPIWETKIHVYKKWGWSEENIGSAFVMYPWCMLASVDNIEASMNFFVNHMGWDSRVLAKNPILLLLSLEKRVIPRAFVLKFLESKGLIKDAKLAAPFRVSEDLFLKRYVNRFKEESCQLLELYQEKKGVSNKTLRQKYGKRHKLSPQP, from the coding sequence ATGTTTCGTTACAACATTGCCAGCTCATTGTTCTACCGTAATAACCTCACATTCACAACTCGCTCTCCcttttcatcatcttcttcttcttccaaaaACCACGCTTTCACTGTCAACTACCTCATTCAAAACCTCAGTTTCTCTCCACAAACAGCTTCCAAAATCTCCACCAAACTTCTTCTCCACAACTCTCAAAACCCCGATTCAGTCCTCGCATTATTCAAATCCCACGGCTTCTCAAATTCCCAGCTTTCCACTATCATCAAAACCTGCCCCATTCTCCTCACTTACGACCCCAACAAAACCATTCTCCCCAAACtcaatttccttctccaaaaggGTGCTTCCACTTCAGACCTCATCGACATCATCACCAAAAATCCAAGGTTCTTATACCTCAGCTTGCAAAATTCCATCACCCCATTTTATGATTTAGTCAAAAGATTCCTACTTTCTGATCAATCAACCATCGCCTCTATCAAAATTAACCCTTGCTTCATTTCTTCTAAAACCCTTTCTCACAATATTCAATTTCTCCTTCAAAATGGGGTCCCTGACTCTAAAGTTGTTTCCTTTTTGCTTCGAAATTGGAATAACCTACTCACTCAAAACCCTTCATTGTTTAAGAAGGTAGTGGTGGAAGTAATGGAATTGGGATTCAACCCCAAAACTACTTTTTTCACTGTAGCATTGCGTGCTAAGATTATGAAACCCATATGGGAAACCAAGATTCATGTCTATAAGAAATGGGGTTGGTCTGAAGAAAATATTGGGTCCGCATTTGTCATGTATCCATGGTGTATGTTGGCATCTGTGGATAACATTGAGGCAtcgatgaatttttttgtcaatcaCATGGGTTGGGATTCCCGTGTGCTTGCCAAAAATCCAATACTTCTTTTGCTGAGTCTGGAGAAAAGGGTTATTCCTAGGGCTTTTGTCTTGAAGTTTCTTGAATCTAAAGGTTTGATTAAGGATGCTAAATTGGCTGCTCCTTTCAGAGTGTCTGAGGATTTGTTTTTGAAGAGATATGTGAATCGATTTAAGGAAGAATCTTGTCAGTTGTTGGAATTGTATCAAGAGAAAAAAGGTGTTTCAAATAAGACTTTGCGACAGAAATATGGGAAGCGACATAAACTGTCTCCACAACCATGA